Within the Bradyrhizobium cosmicum genome, the region ACCACCGGCTCCCCCGGGCCTCAACAGGCGATCAGACAATCAACACGAAACGGTGGCTTGAATGAAAACTGCACTTCTCTTCGGCGCCACAGGCTTCATCGGCTCGCATTTGCTGCAAGACCTGTTGAACAGCCCCGACTATTCGCGGATCATTGCGGTGTTTCGCAAGCCCCTCGCGCTGAACCATCCGAAGCTCACGGTGCTGATTGGCGATCTCGCCTCCCTGCCCGCGCTGAAGCCGCAACTGGTCGCGGACGAGATCTTCATCGCGCTGGGAACGACGCGCAAGCACACGCCTGACGAGGCTGAGTACTACAAGATCGATCATGATTATCCGCTGCGGGCGGCCGAGATCGCCAAGGGGAACGGCGCGCGGTCGGTGTTTCTGGTCACGGCGGTCGGCGCCAACGCCGGCTCCGCCGTGTTCTATGTCAGGACCAAGGGTGAGGTGGAGCGGGACATTCGGGCGCTCAATTTCGACCACACGCATATTTTCCGCCCGTCGATGATCCTGGGCGAGCGCGATGAAGACCGCCCGCGTGAGCGGCTCTTCATCGCGATATGGAGCGTTCTCAATCCGCTGCTCGCTGGCCCAGCTAACCGATATCGCGGGCTCACCGGCAACGAGATCGCGCACGCCATCGCCAAGGCCGCACGGCATCAAACGGAAAAAGTACGAATCTATCATTGGAAAGAGATGGCCGCACTGCTTCGGACGTGAAGCAACCTGAGCCGAACAGAACGGCCCTCACGCACATTTGCCCCCGCCCCCTGCCCATCCCCCCACTTTCCTGCTATCTCCTGTCCCCGCCGTCCCGGCCCAAACCAAGACACCTCCGTTCAAGGGAGCCCCACCCATGCGTTACCTCCACACCATGCTGCGCGTGCGCAATCTCGATGTCGCGCTGAAATTCTATGTCGATGCGTTCGGGCTGAAGGAGGTGCGGCGCATCGAGAACGACAAGGGGCGCTTCACGCTCGTCTTCCTGTGCTCGTCGGACGATCTCGAGGCGCTGAAGACGCAGCCGCAAACGCGCGGCGCACCGCTGGTCGAGCTCACCTACAATTGGGACGAGGAGACCTATGGCGAGGATCGCTTCTTCGGCCATCTCGCCTATGAGGTCGACGACATCTACGCCACCTGCGACAGACTGATGAAGGCCGGCGTCACCATCAACCGTCCGCCGCGCGACGGCAACATGGCCTTCGTCCGCTCGCCGGATCTGCACTCGATCGAGCTGCTGCAGAAGGGCGAGCCGAAGCCGCCGCAGGAGCCGTGGGCTTCGATGCCGAATACCGGCCACTGGTAGGGTTTTTACGGCAGGAACCACCGCCCGCCCGGCGCGTTCACTCCTCGACAAATGCAATTGAGGAGGACGACATGGGACGTGGATTGTTGTTGTGGATGCTGGGCGTGCCGATTCCGGTGATCCTGCTGCTGTGGCTGTTCTTCGGCCGCTGATCATCGCGCAACGCTGCAATGAAAGCTCCGCCTGTCGGCGGAGCTTTTTGCATGAGGGCGCGCCGCAATCGCGGCTCGCCGCCATCGCCGAATTCCGCTATCACCCGCGCAGGATGGACAACGAAAAACGCGCGGGAGACCTGTTATGCCGGACGCCAAACTCACGATCTGGGGCCGCGCCAATTCGGTCAATGTGCAGAAGGTGCTGTGGTGCCTGGCCGAGCTCGGCCTTCCCTTCGAGCGCATCGACGCCGGCATGCAATACGGCAAGACCCGCGAGGCCGACTATCTTGCGATGAATCCCAATGCGCGGATCCCGACGCTGGTCGAGGGCGATTTCGTGCTGTGGGAGTCCAATTCGATCATGCGCTATCTCTGCCTCGCGCACGGGCGCGGCACGCCGCTCTATCCGGAGGCGCCGAAGCTGCGCGCCGGCGTCGACCGCTGGCTCGACTGGACGCTGTCGGCGGTGCAGCCGGTCGACCGCCCGGTGTTCTGGGGCATCGTGCGCACGCCCCCCGCCGAGCGCGACATGATCCAGGTGCAAAAGGATGCCGATGCGGCCGCCGAGGTCTGGGCGATCGCCGACCGCCTGCTCGCCGCGCGCCGCTTCATCGAGGGCGAGCAGTTCACGCTCGCCGACATTGCCATCGGCT harbors:
- a CDS encoding oxidoreductase; amino-acid sequence: MKTALLFGATGFIGSHLLQDLLNSPDYSRIIAVFRKPLALNHPKLTVLIGDLASLPALKPQLVADEIFIALGTTRKHTPDEAEYYKIDHDYPLRAAEIAKGNGARSVFLVTAVGANAGSAVFYVRTKGEVERDIRALNFDHTHIFRPSMILGERDEDRPRERLFIAIWSVLNPLLAGPANRYRGLTGNEIAHAIAKAARHQTEKVRIYHWKEMAALLRT
- a CDS encoding VOC family protein — protein: MRYLHTMLRVRNLDVALKFYVDAFGLKEVRRIENDKGRFTLVFLCSSDDLEALKTQPQTRGAPLVELTYNWDEETYGEDRFFGHLAYEVDDIYATCDRLMKAGVTINRPPRDGNMAFVRSPDLHSIELLQKGEPKPPQEPWASMPNTGHW
- a CDS encoding glutathione S-transferase family protein, which translates into the protein MPDAKLTIWGRANSVNVQKVLWCLAELGLPFERIDAGMQYGKTREADYLAMNPNARIPTLVEGDFVLWESNSIMRYLCLAHGRGTPLYPEAPKLRAGVDRWLDWTLSAVQPVDRPVFWGIVRTPPAERDMIQVQKDADAAAEVWAIADRLLAARRFIEGEQFTLADIAIGSYARRWLGVEGITRPAQPHLTRWLAELGKRAGFAQFVAPPMS